A stretch of the Thermus thermophilus genome encodes the following:
- a CDS encoding ABC transporter ATP-binding protein, translating to MAKALVLKDITKRFPLVLANDRIGLDLEWGEVLALVGENGAGKSTLMKIVYGLQPPDAGEMWVDGKPYRPKSPQDAIRAGIGMVHQHFMLVEPFTVLENLVLGLEPGSPLFLDLEAARRRAVRLMEELGFEVPLDEKVENLPVGLQQRVEILKALYREAKILILDEPTAVLTPQEAEELFRFLRGYVARGNAAIFISHKLKEVLQVADRITVIRDGKVVGTVRAEETSLEALARMMVGREVVLRVEKGPARPGEVVLEVEGLEAPPRLKGVSFQVRAGEIVGIAGVEGNGQTELVEALTGLRPFRGKALLLGRPLPPSARGVRDFGVSHVPEDRLARGLVLDFSVKENAVLGDQHRPPFRGFLGFLEDEAAEEHARRLVEAYDVRPRSTALSARRFSGGNQQKIVVGREVLRSPRLLVAAQPTRGVDVGAIEFIHKELVKARDQGLAVLLVSADLSEILALSDRILVMHGGRIVGELAPEEATEERLGLLMAGVTA from the coding sequence GTGGCGAAGGCCCTGGTCCTCAAGGACATCACCAAGCGCTTCCCCCTGGTCCTGGCCAACGACCGCATCGGCCTGGACCTGGAGTGGGGCGAGGTCCTGGCCCTGGTGGGGGAAAACGGCGCGGGCAAGTCCACCCTCATGAAGATCGTCTACGGCCTCCAGCCCCCGGACGCCGGGGAGATGTGGGTGGACGGGAAGCCCTACCGGCCCAAAAGCCCCCAGGACGCCATCAGGGCGGGCATCGGCATGGTCCACCAGCACTTCATGCTGGTGGAGCCCTTCACCGTCTTGGAGAACCTGGTCCTGGGCCTCGAGCCCGGAAGCCCCCTCTTCCTGGACCTGGAGGCGGCCAGGAGGCGGGCGGTCCGCCTCATGGAGGAGCTGGGCTTTGAAGTGCCCCTGGACGAGAAAGTGGAGAACCTCCCCGTGGGCCTGCAGCAGCGGGTGGAGATCCTCAAGGCCCTCTACCGGGAGGCCAAAATCCTCATCCTGGACGAGCCCACCGCCGTCCTCACCCCCCAGGAGGCCGAGGAGCTCTTCCGTTTCCTAAGGGGCTACGTGGCGAGGGGGAACGCCGCCATCTTCATCAGCCACAAGCTGAAGGAGGTCCTCCAGGTGGCGGACCGCATCACGGTGATCCGGGACGGGAAGGTGGTGGGCACGGTGCGGGCCGAGGAGACCTCCCTGGAAGCCCTCGCCCGGATGATGGTGGGCCGGGAGGTGGTCTTGCGGGTGGAGAAGGGGCCGGCGAGGCCGGGGGAGGTGGTCTTGGAGGTGGAGGGCCTCGAGGCCCCGCCCCGCCTCAAGGGGGTGAGCTTCCAGGTGCGGGCCGGGGAGATCGTGGGCATCGCCGGGGTGGAAGGGAACGGCCAGACCGAGCTCGTGGAGGCTCTCACCGGCCTCAGGCCCTTTAGGGGCAAGGCCCTCCTCCTGGGCCGGCCCCTTCCCCCCTCGGCCCGGGGGGTCAGGGACTTTGGGGTAAGCCACGTGCCCGAGGACCGGCTCGCCCGCGGCCTCGTCCTGGACTTCTCCGTGAAGGAGAACGCCGTCCTCGGGGACCAGCACCGACCTCCCTTCCGAGGGTTTTTGGGCTTCCTGGAAGACGAAGCGGCCGAGGAGCACGCCAGAAGGCTCGTGGAGGCTTACGATGTCCGCCCCCGCTCCACCGCCCTCTCCGCCCGCCGCTTCTCCGGGGGGAACCAGCAGAAGATCGTGGTGGGAAGAGAGGTCCTACGAAGCCCAAGGCTTCTCGTGGCCGCCCAGCCCACCCGGGGCGTGGACGTGGGGGCCATTGAGTTCATCCACAAGGAGCTCGTCAAGGCCCGGGACCAGGGGCTCGCCGTCCTCCTCGTCTCCGCCGACCTCTCGGAGATCCTCGCCCTCTCCGACCGCATCCTGGTGATGCACGGGGGGCGCATCGTGGGGGAGCTCGCCCCGGAGGAGGCCACGGAGGAAAGGCTCGGCCTCCTCATGGCCGGGGTGACCGCCTAA
- the thyX gene encoding FAD-dependent thymidylate synthase — protein sequence MEGPLTIPVLDKGFVRLVDQMGDDRAIVQAARVSYGEGTKTVREDAALIDYLMRHRHTSPFEMVVFKFHVKAPIFVVRQWFRHRTASVNEVSGRYSILKEEFYEPEAFRRQARRNKQASEGALLDEEALALLRRVEQEAYGAYRALLEKGVAREMARMVLPLNLYTEFYWKQDLHNLFHFLKLRLAPEAQWEIRQYAQAIAEIVKERVPLAWAAFEEHLLGGALLSRTELRALRGLLTPEVYEKALASLGLEGSRLREALEKLFGPGEVP from the coding sequence ATGGAAGGGCCTCTCACGATCCCGGTCTTGGACAAGGGCTTCGTCCGCCTGGTGGACCAGATGGGGGACGACCGCGCCATCGTCCAGGCGGCCCGGGTGTCCTACGGGGAAGGGACGAAGACGGTGCGGGAGGACGCCGCCCTCATTGACTACCTCATGCGCCACCGCCACACAAGCCCCTTTGAGATGGTGGTCTTCAAGTTTCACGTCAAGGCCCCCATCTTCGTGGTCAGGCAGTGGTTCCGCCACCGCACGGCGAGCGTCAACGAGGTCTCGGGGCGCTACTCCATCCTCAAGGAGGAGTTCTACGAGCCCGAGGCCTTCCGCAGGCAGGCGAGGAGGAACAAGCAGGCTTCGGAAGGGGCCCTCCTGGACGAGGAGGCCTTGGCCCTCCTAAGGAGGGTGGAGCAGGAGGCCTACGGGGCCTACCGGGCCCTTCTGGAGAAGGGCGTGGCCCGGGAGATGGCCCGGATGGTCCTTCCCCTCAACCTCTACACCGAGTTCTACTGGAAGCAGGACCTGCACAACCTCTTCCACTTCCTCAAGCTCCGCCTCGCCCCCGAGGCCCAGTGGGAGATCCGCCAGTACGCCCAGGCCATCGCCGAAATCGTCAAGGAGAGGGTCCCCTTGGCCTGGGCCGCCTTTGAGGAGCACCTTTTAGGAGGGGCTCTTCTCTCCCGCACGGAGCTTCGGGCCCTAAGGGGCCTCCTCACCCCCGAGGTCTACGAGAAGGCCCTGGCCTCTTTGGGCCTCGAGGGAAGCCGCCTTAGGGAGGCCCTGGAGAAGCTCTTCGGGCCCGGGGAGGTCCCTTAG
- the ligA gene encoding NAD-dependent DNA ligase LigA has protein sequence MTLEEARKRVNELRDLIRYHNYRYYVLADPEISDAEYDRLLRELKELEERFPELKSPDSPTEQVGARPLEATFRPVRHPTRMYSLDNAFTLDEVRAFEERIERALGRKGPFAYTVEHKVDGLSVNLYYEDGVLVYGATRGDGEVGEEVTQNLLTIPTIPRRLKGVPERLEVRGEVYMPIAAFLRLNEELEERGEKIFKNPRNAAAGSLRQKDPRITAKRGLRATFYALGLGLEEVEREGVATQFALLHWLKEKGFPVEHGYARAVGAEGVEGIYQDWLKKRRELPFEADGVVVKLDDLQLWRELGYTARAPRFAIAYKFPAEEKETRLLDVVFQVGRTGRVTPVGVLEPVFLEGSEVSRVTLHNESYIEELDIRIGDWVLVHKAGGVIPEVLRVLKERRTGKERPVRWPEACPECGHRLIQEGKVHRCPNPLCPAKRFEAIRHFASRKAMDIQGLGEKLVEKLLEKGLVKDVADLYRLRKEDLVGLERMGEKSAQNLLRQIEESKKRGLERLLYALGLPGVGEVLARNLAAKFQTMDRLLEASLEELLEVEEVGELTARAILETLRDPAFRHLVRRLKEAGVEMEAKEKGGEALKGLTFVITGELSRPREEVKALLRRLGAKVTDAVSRKTSYLVVGEAPGSKLEKAKALGVPTLTEEELYRLIEARTGKKAEELV, from the coding sequence ATGACCCTGGAAGAGGCGAGGAAGCGGGTGAACGAGCTACGGGACCTCATCCGCTACCACAACTACCGCTACTACGTCCTGGCGGACCCGGAGATCTCCGACGCCGAGTACGACCGGCTTCTTAGGGAGCTCAAGGAGCTTGAGGAGCGCTTTCCCGAGCTCAAAAGCCCGGACTCCCCCACGGAGCAAGTGGGGGCGAGGCCCCTCGAGGCCACCTTCCGCCCCGTCCGCCACCCCACCCGCATGTACTCCTTGGACAACGCCTTCACCCTGGATGAGGTCAGGGCCTTTGAGGAGCGGATAGAGCGGGCCCTGGGCCGGAAGGGCCCCTTCGCCTACACCGTGGAGCACAAGGTGGACGGCCTTTCCGTCAACCTCTACTACGAGGATGGGGTCCTGGTCTACGGGGCCACCCGGGGGGACGGGGAGGTGGGGGAGGAGGTGACCCAGAACCTCCTCACCATCCCCACCATCCCGAGGAGGCTCAAGGGGGTGCCGGAGCGCCTCGAGGTCCGGGGCGAGGTCTACATGCCCATAGCGGCCTTCCTCCGGCTCAACGAGGAGCTGGAGGAGCGGGGGGAGAAGATCTTCAAAAACCCTAGGAACGCCGCGGCGGGCTCCCTAAGGCAAAAAGACCCCCGCATCACCGCCAAGCGGGGCCTCAGGGCCACCTTCTACGCCCTGGGGCTCGGGCTGGAAGAGGTGGAGAGGGAAGGGGTGGCGACCCAGTTCGCCCTCCTCCACTGGCTCAAGGAGAAGGGCTTCCCCGTGGAGCACGGCTACGCGCGGGCCGTGGGGGCGGAAGGGGTGGAGGGAATCTACCAGGACTGGCTGAAGAAGCGGCGGGAGCTTCCCTTTGAGGCGGACGGGGTGGTGGTGAAGCTGGACGATTTGCAACTTTGGCGGGAGCTCGGCTACACCGCCCGCGCCCCCCGCTTCGCCATCGCCTACAAGTTCCCCGCCGAGGAGAAGGAGACCCGGCTTTTGGACGTGGTCTTCCAGGTGGGGCGCACCGGGCGGGTGACCCCGGTGGGGGTCCTCGAGCCCGTCTTCCTAGAGGGCAGCGAGGTTTCCCGGGTCACCCTGCACAACGAAAGCTACATAGAGGAGCTGGACATCCGCATCGGGGACTGGGTTTTGGTGCACAAGGCGGGCGGGGTCATCCCCGAGGTCCTCCGGGTCCTCAAGGAGCGGCGCACGGGAAAGGAGCGGCCCGTGCGCTGGCCCGAGGCCTGCCCCGAGTGCGGCCATCGCCTCATCCAGGAGGGGAAGGTCCACCGCTGCCCCAACCCCTTGTGCCCCGCCAAGCGCTTTGAGGCCATCCGCCACTTCGCCTCCCGCAAGGCCATGGACATCCAGGGCCTGGGGGAGAAGCTCGTTGAGAAGCTTTTGGAGAAGGGCCTGGTCAAGGACGTGGCCGACCTCTACCGCCTGAGGAAGGAAGACCTGGTGGGCCTGGAGCGCATGGGGGAAAAGAGCGCCCAAAACCTCCTCCGCCAGATAGAGGAGAGCAAGAAAAGGGGCCTAGAGCGCCTCCTCTACGCCCTGGGGCTTCCGGGAGTGGGGGAGGTCCTGGCCCGGAACCTGGCGGCCAAGTTCCAGACCATGGACCGCCTCCTCGAGGCCAGCCTGGAGGAGCTTTTGGAGGTGGAGGAGGTGGGGGAGCTCACGGCGAGGGCCATCCTGGAAACCCTGAGGGACCCCGCCTTCCGCCACCTGGTGCGAAGGCTCAAGGAGGCGGGGGTGGAGATGGAGGCCAAGGAGAAGGGCGGGGAGGCCCTTAAAGGGCTCACCTTCGTGATCACCGGGGAGCTTTCCCGCCCCCGGGAGGAGGTGAAGGCCCTCCTCCGGCGCCTTGGGGCCAAGGTGACGGACGCCGTGAGCCGCAAGACGAGCTACCTCGTGGTGGGGGAGGCCCCGGGGAGCAAGCTGGAAAAGGCCAAGGCCTTAGGGGTCCCCACCCTCACGGAGGAGGAGCTTTACCGGCTCATAGAGGCCCGCACGGGGAAGAAGGCGGAAGAGCTCGTCTAA
- the trpA gene encoding tryptophan synthase subunit alpha has product MTTQEAFAKARSEGRAALIPYLTAGFPSREGFLQAVEEVLPYADLLEIGLPYSDPLGDGPVIQRASELALRKGMSVQGTLELVREVRAMTEKPLFLMTYLNPVLAWGPERFFGLFKQAGATGVILPDLPPDEDPGLVRLAQEIGLETVFLLAPTSTDARIATVVRHATGFVYAVSVTGVTGMRERLPEEVKDLVRRIKARTPLPVAVGFGVSGRTTAAQAAVADGVVVGSALIRALEEGRPLAPLLQEIRQGLQRLEANPGPREG; this is encoded by the coding sequence GTGACCACCCAGGAGGCCTTCGCCAAGGCCCGGTCCGAGGGAAGGGCCGCCCTCATCCCTTACCTCACCGCAGGCTTCCCCAGCCGGGAAGGCTTTTTGCAGGCGGTGGAGGAGGTTTTGCCCTACGCCGACCTTCTGGAGATCGGCCTCCCCTACTCCGACCCTCTGGGGGACGGCCCCGTGATCCAGCGGGCAAGCGAACTGGCCCTGAGGAAGGGGATGAGCGTCCAGGGGACCCTGGAGCTCGTGCGGGAGGTGCGGGCCATGACGGAAAAGCCCCTCTTCCTCATGACCTACCTGAACCCCGTCCTGGCCTGGGGGCCGGAGCGCTTCTTCGGCCTCTTCAAGCAGGCGGGGGCCACGGGGGTGATCCTCCCCGACCTCCCTCCCGACGAGGACCCAGGCCTCGTGCGCCTCGCCCAGGAGATCGGCCTGGAGACGGTCTTCCTCCTCGCCCCCACCTCCACGGACGCCCGCATCGCCACCGTGGTCCGCCACGCCACGGGCTTCGTCTACGCCGTCTCCGTCACCGGGGTCACGGGGATGCGGGAAAGGCTTCCCGAGGAGGTGAAGGACCTGGTGCGGCGCATCAAGGCCAGGACCCCCCTCCCCGTGGCCGTGGGCTTCGGGGTTTCCGGCAGGACCACGGCTGCCCAGGCAGCGGTGGCGGACGGGGTGGTGGTGGGAAGCGCCCTGATCCGGGCCCTAGAGGAGGGGAGGCCCCTTGCGCCCCTCCTCCAGGAGATCCGCCAGGGCCTCCAGCGCCTCGAGGCCAACCCCGGCCCGAGGGAAGGCTAA
- a CDS encoding BMP family lipoprotein produces the protein MRRLLWLLTLGALAVALTACPRKAEEQAATETAPAEGTTLPGADIRVGLAFDAGGKFDRSFNQSAWEGAQRAAQELGVQIFDFEPADPSQVGQGIRTFAEEGFDLVIGVGFANEPAITATAEEFPKVKFAVIDAVPGEGQLANALGVVFREHEGSFLVGYVAGKLSRTGVVGFIGGMDIPLIHKFEAGFRAGAEYAFQEDGIQGRVLVGYVGNTPAAWNDPAKAKEIASSQARQGADIIYAAAGGSGLGLIDFVKEEMCLREGRAVRFVREDRFADVPKYPAYEEKCGEGATPLFFIGVDSNQNYLGDTDNDPTTLNHGLTSMVKRVDVAVYDAIKSVVDGTFQGGVKDLGLAEEGVGYALDEYNQALIPEEVKARLEELKQAIINGEIQVPETR, from the coding sequence ATGAGGAGGCTTTTATGGTTGCTCACCTTAGGCGCGCTCGCCGTGGCCCTCACGGCCTGCCCCAGGAAAGCGGAGGAGCAGGCCGCCACGGAGACGGCTCCGGCCGAAGGGACGACCCTTCCCGGGGCCGACATCCGGGTGGGGCTTGCTTTTGACGCCGGCGGCAAGTTTGACCGCTCCTTCAACCAGTCCGCCTGGGAAGGGGCGCAGCGGGCGGCCCAGGAGCTCGGCGTCCAGATCTTTGACTTTGAACCCGCCGACCCCTCCCAGGTGGGCCAGGGCATCCGCACCTTCGCCGAGGAAGGGTTTGACCTGGTGATCGGGGTGGGCTTCGCCAACGAGCCCGCCATCACCGCCACGGCCGAGGAGTTCCCCAAGGTGAAGTTCGCCGTGATTGACGCCGTGCCCGGGGAAGGGCAGCTGGCCAACGCCCTGGGCGTGGTCTTCCGGGAGCACGAGGGGAGCTTCCTCGTGGGCTACGTGGCGGGCAAGCTCTCCCGCACCGGCGTGGTGGGGTTCATCGGCGGCATGGACATCCCCCTCATCCACAAGTTTGAGGCGGGCTTCCGCGCCGGGGCGGAGTACGCCTTCCAGGAGGACGGGATCCAGGGCCGGGTCCTGGTGGGCTACGTGGGCAACACCCCCGCCGCCTGGAACGACCCCGCCAAGGCCAAGGAGATCGCCTCCAGCCAGGCCCGCCAGGGGGCGGACATCATCTACGCCGCCGCCGGGGGCTCCGGCCTTGGCCTCATTGACTTCGTGAAGGAGGAGATGTGCCTCAGGGAAGGCAGGGCCGTACGCTTCGTCCGCGAGGACCGCTTCGCCGACGTGCCCAAGTACCCCGCCTACGAGGAGAAGTGCGGCGAGGGCGCCACGCCCCTCTTCTTCATCGGCGTGGACTCCAACCAGAACTACCTCGGCGACACCGACAACGACCCCACCACCCTCAACCACGGCCTGACCTCCATGGTCAAGCGGGTGGACGTGGCCGTGTACGACGCCATCAAGAGCGTCGTGGACGGCACCTTCCAGGGCGGGGTCAAGGACCTAGGCCTCGCCGAGGAGGGCGTGGGCTACGCCCTGGACGAGTACAACCAGGCCCTGATCCCGGAGGAGGTGAAGGCCCGCCTCGAGGAGCTGAAGCAGGCCATCATCAACGGGGAGATCCAGGTGCCCGAAACCCGCTAA
- the mqnC gene encoding cyclic dehypoxanthinyl futalosine synthase, which produces MKGMDVLEKAVAGERLSEGEVLSLFSLPLPELAAAAHEVRLKKTDPEVVTFLIDRNINYTNVCTVACAFCAFYRTKRQKDAYTLSYEEIARKVEELYQVGGRRILMQGGVNPELPLDWYLDLLRYLKGRFPDLRIDAFSPEEILGLERLTGLRAEAILEKLKEAGLDGLPGAGAEILVDEVRLKAAPARIRTADWYRIVDAAQALGLYTLATMVIGFGEGPKERALHLLGLRAQQDRALERYGNGFAAFALWTLQVEHTRLKGKAPGATAHEYLKTLAIARLALDNFAHFQASWPTLGFKVAQAALYYGADDFGSTMLEENVVSAAGGHGRTHATVRQIVRHIVDAGFKPAERDPLYRILRYPDPEAILKEPEPLELPLA; this is translated from the coding sequence ATGAAGGGCATGGACGTCCTGGAGAAGGCCGTGGCCGGGGAGAGGCTTTCCGAAGGGGAGGTCCTAAGCCTCTTCAGCCTCCCCTTGCCCGAGCTCGCCGCCGCCGCCCACGAGGTGCGGCTTAAGAAGACCGACCCCGAGGTGGTGACCTTCCTCATAGACCGCAACATCAACTACACCAACGTCTGCACCGTGGCCTGCGCCTTCTGCGCTTTTTACCGCACCAAGAGGCAGAAGGACGCCTACACCCTGAGCTACGAGGAGATCGCGAGGAAAGTGGAGGAGCTCTACCAGGTGGGGGGCAGGCGGATCCTCATGCAGGGCGGGGTGAACCCCGAGCTTCCCCTGGATTGGTACCTGGACCTCCTCCGCTACCTCAAGGGCCGCTTCCCCGACCTCCGCATAGACGCCTTCAGCCCCGAGGAGATCCTAGGCCTGGAACGCCTCACGGGCCTTAGGGCGGAGGCGATCCTGGAAAAGCTAAAGGAAGCGGGCCTGGACGGCCTGCCCGGGGCCGGGGCGGAGATTTTGGTGGACGAGGTCCGCCTAAAGGCGGCCCCCGCCCGGATCCGGACGGCGGACTGGTACCGCATCGTGGACGCGGCCCAGGCCCTGGGGCTTTACACCCTCGCCACCATGGTCATTGGCTTCGGAGAGGGCCCCAAGGAGCGCGCCCTCCACCTCCTCGGCCTCCGCGCCCAGCAGGACAGGGCCCTGGAGCGCTACGGGAACGGCTTCGCCGCCTTCGCCCTGTGGACCCTTCAGGTGGAGCACACACGCCTCAAGGGCAAGGCCCCCGGGGCCACGGCCCACGAGTACCTGAAGACCCTGGCCATCGCCCGCCTCGCCCTGGACAACTTCGCCCACTTCCAGGCCTCCTGGCCCACCCTGGGCTTCAAGGTGGCCCAGGCGGCCCTCTACTACGGGGCCGACGACTTCGGGAGCACCATGCTGGAGGAGAACGTGGTCTCGGCGGCGGGGGGGCACGGGCGCACCCACGCCACGGTGCGCCAGATCGTCCGCCACATCGTGGACGCGGGGTTTAAACCGGCGGAGCGGGACCCCCTCTACCGCATCCTCCGCTACCCAGACCCCGAGGCCATCCTGAAGGAGCCCGAGCCCCTGGAACTCCCCCTCGCCTAA
- the trpB gene encoding tryptophan synthase subunit beta, which produces MGVVLARGAFRERSMLTLPDFPLPDARGRFGPYGGRYVPETLIPALEELEAAYREAKKDPAFLEELDHYLRQFAGRPTPLYHAKRLSEHWGGAQVYLKREDLLHTGAHKINNTLGQALLARRMGKRRVIAETGAGQHGVSVATVAALFGMECVVYMGEEDVRRQALNVFRMKLLGAEVRPVAAGSRTLKDATNEAIRDWITNVRTTFYILGSVVGPHPYPMMVRDFQSVIGEEVKRQSQELFGRLPDALIAAVGGGSNAIGLFAPFAYLPEEERPRLIGVEAAGEGLSTGRHAASIGAGKRGVLHGSYMYLLYDHDGQITPAHSVSAGLDYPGVGPEHSYYADAGVAEYASVTDEEALEGFKLLARLEGIIPALESAHAIAHAAKVVPEMDKDQVVVINLSGRGDKDVTEAMRLLGGEL; this is translated from the coding sequence ATGGGAGTTGTCTTGGCGCGAGGCGCCTTTAGGGAGCGAAGCATGCTGACCCTACCCGACTTTCCCTTGCCCGACGCGAGGGGGCGGTTCGGCCCCTACGGGGGGCGGTACGTGCCCGAGACCCTGATCCCCGCCCTGGAGGAGCTGGAGGCCGCCTACCGGGAGGCCAAGAAGGATCCGGCCTTCCTGGAGGAGCTGGACCACTACCTCAGGCAGTTCGCCGGCAGGCCCACCCCCCTCTACCACGCCAAGCGGCTTTCCGAGCACTGGGGCGGGGCCCAGGTCTACCTCAAGCGGGAGGACCTCCTCCACACCGGGGCCCACAAGATCAACAACACCCTGGGCCAGGCCCTCCTGGCCAGGCGCATGGGCAAGAGGCGGGTCATCGCCGAAACGGGGGCGGGGCAGCACGGGGTGAGCGTGGCCACGGTGGCGGCCCTCTTCGGCATGGAGTGCGTGGTCTATATGGGGGAGGAGGACGTCAGGCGCCAGGCCTTAAACGTCTTCCGCATGAAGCTCCTCGGGGCCGAGGTGCGGCCCGTGGCCGCGGGGAGCCGCACCCTCAAGGACGCCACCAACGAGGCCATCCGCGACTGGATCACGAACGTGCGCACCACCTTCTACATCCTGGGTTCCGTGGTGGGCCCCCACCCCTACCCCATGATGGTCCGGGACTTCCAGAGCGTCATCGGGGAGGAGGTGAAGCGGCAAAGCCAGGAGCTTTTCGGCCGCCTCCCCGACGCCCTCATCGCCGCGGTGGGGGGCGGGTCCAACGCCATCGGCCTCTTCGCCCCCTTCGCCTACCTGCCCGAGGAGGAGCGCCCCAGGCTCATTGGGGTGGAGGCCGCCGGGGAGGGGCTTTCCACGGGCAGGCACGCCGCGAGCATCGGGGCGGGGAAGCGGGGGGTGCTGCACGGGAGCTACATGTACCTCCTCTACGACCACGACGGCCAGATCACCCCGGCCCACTCCGTCTCCGCGGGGCTGGACTACCCCGGGGTGGGGCCGGAGCACAGCTACTACGCCGACGCCGGGGTGGCGGAGTACGCCAGCGTCACGGACGAGGAGGCCCTCGAGGGCTTCAAGCTCCTGGCGCGGCTTGAGGGCATCATCCCCGCCTTGGAATCGGCCCACGCCATCGCCCACGCCGCCAAGGTGGTGCCGGAGATGGACAAGGACCAGGTGGTGGTCATCAACCTCTCCGGCCGGGGGGACAAGGACGTGACCGAGGCCATGCGCCTTCTGGGAGGGGAGCTGTGA
- a CDS encoding LptA/OstA family protein, translating into MKRTAWVLLGMALVFAASEVRVIRVEGGRLSGDLRYGPWVFEGEVRGRVKDLAILAPKATLIAPKGKTMQEAEGEREARFEGGVVVRRGRVEARGPTLVYRESTGEGVLMGPARMRQEPKPGEDPVEVEGSRMTFQVDTDTSTTENALLKSGNQEGRAGFVYYEEERGLAVFTDPKEVVLVRKRKDGDLRIRAKEVRSLTGPKKLIATGGVVLEDGDLVTRGESLYYDDTTGEAIVLGRPAVSENAKEGFRLSGATLLHNVNRHQVRVYGKAFRLPVEDFKKLGEK; encoded by the coding sequence ATGAAGCGGACGGCATGGGTGCTCTTGGGCATGGCCTTGGTCTTCGCGGCCTCGGAGGTGCGGGTGATCCGGGTGGAGGGAGGGCGGCTTTCCGGGGACCTCCGCTACGGTCCCTGGGTCTTTGAGGGGGAGGTGCGGGGGCGGGTGAAGGACCTCGCCATCCTCGCCCCCAAGGCCACCCTCATCGCCCCGAAGGGCAAGACCATGCAGGAGGCGGAGGGGGAGCGGGAGGCCCGGTTTGAGGGGGGCGTGGTGGTGCGGAGGGGCCGGGTGGAGGCCCGGGGGCCCACCCTCGTCTACCGGGAAAGCACCGGGGAAGGGGTCTTGATGGGGCCTGCCCGCATGCGCCAGGAGCCCAAGCCCGGGGAGGATCCCGTGGAGGTGGAGGGGAGCCGCATGACCTTCCAGGTGGACACGGACACCTCCACCACGGAAAACGCCCTCCTCAAGAGCGGCAACCAGGAGGGGCGGGCGGGGTTTGTGTACTACGAGGAGGAGCGGGGCCTCGCCGTCTTCACTGACCCCAAGGAGGTGGTCCTCGTCCGCAAGCGCAAGGACGGGGACCTGAGGATCCGGGCCAAGGAGGTGCGGAGCCTCACCGGCCCCAAGAAGCTCATCGCCACCGGGGGAGTGGTCCTCGAGGACGGCGACCTCGTGACCCGGGGGGAGAGCCTCTACTACGACGACACCACCGGGGAGGCCATCGTCTTGGGGAGGCCCGCCGTGAGCGAGAACGCGAAGGAGGGCTTCCGCCTTTCCGGGGCCACCCTCCTCCACAACGTGAACCGCCACCAGGTCCGGGTCTACGGAAAGGCCTTCCGCCTCCCCGTGGAGGACTTTAAGAAGCTTGGGGAGAAGTAG